The following proteins come from a genomic window of Coffea arabica cultivar ET-39 chromosome 11c, Coffea Arabica ET-39 HiFi, whole genome shotgun sequence:
- the LOC113716855 gene encoding uncharacterized protein isoform X1, translating into MFTTTITSYCPVFWLAEDTSTVTKSKFLWKGNKQDTTKLRTLKKLETKKMEKKNETIKRAEKLVETMMKGNDASHDAAHAFRVRDLALSLAHEEGLHQSSDSMQIVELAALLHDIGDYKYKRDPSEEKIVEEFLEGEGVDDSKKMKILSIINRMGFKEELQGLQVGNDALEFGVVQDADRLDAIGAIGIARCFTFGGSRHRVLHDPSILPRSDLSREQYMKKEEQTTVNHFHEKLLKLKDLMKTKAGQRRAQRRHKFMEQFLEEFYEEWDGRA; encoded by the exons ATGTTTACTACGACTATTACATCCTATTGTCCGG TGTTTTGGTTGGCTGAAGATACATCTACAGTTACAAAAAGCAAGTTTTTGT GGAAAGGGAACAAACAAGACACAACAAAACTCCGGACTCTCAAAAAATTGGAGACGAAGAAGAtggagaagaaaaatgaaacaatcAAAAGGGCTGAGAAGTTAGTTGAAACCATGATGAAAGGAAATGACGCTTCCCATGATGCAGCTCACGCTTTCAGAGTTAGAGATTTGGCTCTCTCTCTAGCGCATGAAGAAGGGCTTCATCAGTCCTCTGACTCAATGCAGATT GTGGAGCTGGCTGCACTTCTCCATGACATTG GGGACTACAAATACAAGAG AGATCCATCAGAGGAGAAGATTGTTGAAGAATTTCTGGAGGGTGAGGGTGTGGACGACAGCAAGAAGATGAAGATATTAAGTATCATAAACAGAATGG GTTTTAAAGAGGAGCTTCAAGGGCTTCAAGTTGGAAATGATGCACTAGAATTTGGAGTTGTGCAAGATGCTGATCGACTTGATGCTATTGGCGCTATTG GTATTGCTCGTTGTTTTACATTTGGAGGCAGCAGGCACAGAGTCCTGCATGACCCTAGCATTCTACCTCGATCAGATTTGTCAAGGGAGCAATACATGAAGAAAGAGGAGCAGACAACCGTGAATCATTTTCATGAGAAGCTTCTAAAATTAAAggacttaatgaaaacaaag GCTGGGCAGAGAAGGGCTCAAAGGAGGCATaaattcatggaacaattttTGGAAGAGTTCTATGAAGAGTGGGATGGAAGAGCATGA
- the LOC113716855 gene encoding uncharacterized protein isoform X2, with amino-acid sequence MFTTTITSYCPGKGNKQDTTKLRTLKKLETKKMEKKNETIKRAEKLVETMMKGNDASHDAAHAFRVRDLALSLAHEEGLHQSSDSMQIVELAALLHDIGDYKYKRDPSEEKIVEEFLEGEGVDDSKKMKILSIINRMGFKEELQGLQVGNDALEFGVVQDADRLDAIGAIGIARCFTFGGSRHRVLHDPSILPRSDLSREQYMKKEEQTTVNHFHEKLLKLKDLMKTKAGQRRAQRRHKFMEQFLEEFYEEWDGRA; translated from the exons ATGTTTACTACGACTATTACATCCTATTGTCCGG GGAAAGGGAACAAACAAGACACAACAAAACTCCGGACTCTCAAAAAATTGGAGACGAAGAAGAtggagaagaaaaatgaaacaatcAAAAGGGCTGAGAAGTTAGTTGAAACCATGATGAAAGGAAATGACGCTTCCCATGATGCAGCTCACGCTTTCAGAGTTAGAGATTTGGCTCTCTCTCTAGCGCATGAAGAAGGGCTTCATCAGTCCTCTGACTCAATGCAGATT GTGGAGCTGGCTGCACTTCTCCATGACATTG GGGACTACAAATACAAGAG AGATCCATCAGAGGAGAAGATTGTTGAAGAATTTCTGGAGGGTGAGGGTGTGGACGACAGCAAGAAGATGAAGATATTAAGTATCATAAACAGAATGG GTTTTAAAGAGGAGCTTCAAGGGCTTCAAGTTGGAAATGATGCACTAGAATTTGGAGTTGTGCAAGATGCTGATCGACTTGATGCTATTGGCGCTATTG GTATTGCTCGTTGTTTTACATTTGGAGGCAGCAGGCACAGAGTCCTGCATGACCCTAGCATTCTACCTCGATCAGATTTGTCAAGGGAGCAATACATGAAGAAAGAGGAGCAGACAACCGTGAATCATTTTCATGAGAAGCTTCTAAAATTAAAggacttaatgaaaacaaag GCTGGGCAGAGAAGGGCTCAAAGGAGGCATaaattcatggaacaattttTGGAAGAGTTCTATGAAGAGTGGGATGGAAGAGCATGA
- the LOC113716855 gene encoding uncharacterized protein isoform X3, with translation MEKKNETIKRAEKLVETMMKGNDASHDAAHAFRVRDLALSLAHEEGLHQSSDSMQIVELAALLHDIGDYKYKRDPSEEKIVEEFLEGEGVDDSKKMKILSIINRMGFKEELQGLQVGNDALEFGVVQDADRLDAIGAIGIARCFTFGGSRHRVLHDPSILPRSDLSREQYMKKEEQTTVNHFHEKLLKLKDLMKTKAGQRRAQRRHKFMEQFLEEFYEEWDGRA, from the exons AtggagaagaaaaatgaaacaatcAAAAGGGCTGAGAAGTTAGTTGAAACCATGATGAAAGGAAATGACGCTTCCCATGATGCAGCTCACGCTTTCAGAGTTAGAGATTTGGCTCTCTCTCTAGCGCATGAAGAAGGGCTTCATCAGTCCTCTGACTCAATGCAGATT GTGGAGCTGGCTGCACTTCTCCATGACATTG GGGACTACAAATACAAGAG AGATCCATCAGAGGAGAAGATTGTTGAAGAATTTCTGGAGGGTGAGGGTGTGGACGACAGCAAGAAGATGAAGATATTAAGTATCATAAACAGAATGG GTTTTAAAGAGGAGCTTCAAGGGCTTCAAGTTGGAAATGATGCACTAGAATTTGGAGTTGTGCAAGATGCTGATCGACTTGATGCTATTGGCGCTATTG GTATTGCTCGTTGTTTTACATTTGGAGGCAGCAGGCACAGAGTCCTGCATGACCCTAGCATTCTACCTCGATCAGATTTGTCAAGGGAGCAATACATGAAGAAAGAGGAGCAGACAACCGTGAATCATTTTCATGAGAAGCTTCTAAAATTAAAggacttaatgaaaacaaag GCTGGGCAGAGAAGGGCTCAAAGGAGGCATaaattcatggaacaattttTGGAAGAGTTCTATGAAGAGTGGGATGGAAGAGCATGA
- the LOC113716854 gene encoding cytochrome P450 86B1, with protein sequence MTCQPTYHSFLHNCNFCHPKIMNFNLNSMNSTYSSSFVAGNFARKFLSGGLFFVMPAEVQMLELLLAVFVFIVIHSLRQKKRQGLPNWPFVGMLPSLILGLQGDMYEWISGVVCRQNGTFIFKGPWGTNLNCVVTSDPRNLEYLLKTKFSNFPKGEYFRNTVRDLLGDGIFSADDEIWQRQRKTASLEFHSTKFRSMTTESLLELVHSRLLPVLEESVKKSVPVDLQDILLRLTFDNVCMIAFGVDPGCLRPGLPEIPFARAFEDATEATLFRFVTPTLTWRALRSLNIGTEKKLNDSIREVDKFAEEVIQTRKKELSLPTESEKQRSDLLTVFMRLKDEQERPFSDKFLRDICVNFILAGRDTSSVALSWFFWLLNRNPEVEQKILAEMCQIVNERKDAKDKEDLDNLIFKAEEVKKMEYLQAALSEALRLHPSVPVDHKEVLEDDVFPDGTVLKKGTKVVYAIYTMGRMEGIWGKDCRDYKPERWLRDGRFMSESAYKFTAFNGGPRLCLGKDFAYYQMKFAAASILYRYTVKVEKDHPVIPKMALTMYMKHGLKVRLSRRNQTELQKHLKTN encoded by the exons ATGACTTGCCAACCAACTTATCACAGTTTTTTGCACAACTGCAACTTTTGTCATCCCAAAATCATGAATTTCAATCTAAACAGCATGAATTCCACCtattcttcttcctttgttgcTGGCAATTTTGCCAGAAAATTTCTTTCAGGAGGTCTGTTTTTCGTCATGCCTGCAGAGGTTCAAATGCTCGAGCTTTTACTTGCTGTTTTTGTTTTCATAGTTATACATTCTCTGAGGCAAAAGAAGAGGCAAGGGTTGCCAAACTGGCCCTTCGTGGGAATGTTACCTTCTTTGATCCTTGGTCTTCAAGGAGACATGTACGAGTGGATTTCAGGTGTTGTATGCCGGCAAAACGGCACTTTCATATTCAAAGGCCCTTGGGGTACAAACCTTAACTGTGTTGTAACATCTGATCCTCGTAATCTTGAGTATCTGCTCAAGACTAAGTTCTCAAATTTTCCTAAAGGGGAATACTTTCGGAACACTGTCAGAGATCTCCTTGGAGATGGCATATTCAGCGCAGATGATGAAATCTGGCAACGACAAAGGAAGACTGCAAGCCTGGAGTTCCATTCCACCAAGTTCCGAAGCATGACCACTGAATCATTGCTGGAGCTGGTTCATTCTAGGCTCTTACCTGTCTTGGAGGAGTCGGTCAAAAAATCTGTGCCTGTTGATTTACAGGATATTCTACTTAGACTAACATTTGATAATGTCTGCATGATAGCTTTCGGGGTTGATCCTGGTTGTTTACGCCCTGGATTGCCCGAGATACCATTTGCTCGGGCATTCGAGGATGCAACCGAAGCAACCTTGTTTCGATTCGTCACTCCAACACTAACTTGGAGGGCTTTGAGATCTCTGAACATTGGGACAGAGAAGAAACTGAATGATTCAATCAGGGAGGTTGACAAGTTCGCAGAAGAAGTGATTCAGACTAGGAAGAAAGAACTTTCTTTACCAACAGAAAGTGAAAAACAAAGATCAGACCTCTTAACTGTGTTTATGAGATTGAAAGATGAACAAGAACGCCCATTTTCGGACAAATTCTTGCGCGATATCTGTGTGAATTTCATTCTAGCTGGAAGAGACACATCTTCAGTGGCATTGAGCTGGTTCTTTTGGCTGCTCAACCGGAATCCGGAAGTGGAGCAAAAAATTCTGGCCGAAATGTGTCAAATTGTGAATGAGAGGAAAGATGCTAAAGACAAAGAGGATCTTGATAACTTGATCTTCAAGGCAGAGGAGGTGAAGAAGATGGAATATCTACAAGCTGCTCTTTCAGAGGCTCTCAGATTACATCCTTCAGTACCAGTGGATCACAAGGAG GTTCTTGAAGATGACGTTTTCCCAGATGGAACAGTGTTAAAGAAGGGAACAAAAGTGGTATATGCAATTTATACTATGGGACGAATGGAGGGAATATGGGGAAAAGATTGCAGAGATTATAAACCAGAAAGATGGCTGAGAGATGGAAGGTTCATGAGTGAATCTGCCTACAAATTTACAGCTTTTAATGGAGGGCCTCGGCTATGTTTAGGCAAAGATTTCGCATATTACCAGATGAAGTTTGCAGCAGCTTCCATTTTGTACCGCTACACCGTGAAGGTTGAAAAAGATCATCCAGTAATACCAAAGATGGCATTGACCATGTACATGAAGCATGGACTTAAAGTAAGGCTTTCAAGGAGGAATCAGACTGAATTGCAGAAGCATTTGAAGACCAATTAG
- the LOC140016516 gene encoding disease resistance protein RPP13-like, producing the protein MVGKDFCTRKLLEDLLLQHVCRAKDDMAPFSDLDLAQKLYQFLQSKRFLIVLDDVCSADAWECLCIALLSQKPTASRVLLTTRDVGVADKIASSSVDDKGFIHRMRFLNPHEGWELLRKMAFRAHSSSSKGIIPEKILPVLGRPHIFLLGSNLSMRFSSLLLICRSI; encoded by the coding sequence ATGGTGGGGAAGGACTTCTGCACCAGAAAACTTTTGGAAGATTTGCTGCTGCAACATGTCTGCCGAGCCAAGGATGATATGGCCCCATTTTCAGATTTGGACTTGGCTCAGAAGCTTTACCAGTTCCTGCAGTCCAAGAGATTCTTGATTGTTTTGGATGATGTCTGCTCTGCCGATGCTTGGGAGTGCCTCTGCATTGCACTTTTGTCTCAAAAACCAACCGCCAGCAGAGTGCTGCTCACCACTCGGGATGTCGGAGTTGCAGACAAGATTGCTTCTTCATCAGTCGACGACAAAGGATTCATTCACCGGATGAGATTTCTTAACCCACACGAAGGCTGGGAGCTTCTCCGCAAGATGGCTTTCAGAGCTCACTCTTCTTCTAGTAAAGGCATCATTCCAGAAAAAATCTTGCCTGTCCTGGGCAGACCACATATCTTCTTGCTGGGTTCCAATTTGTCCATGAGGTTTTCGTCGTTGCTGTTAATTTGCAGAAGCATCTAG